A region of Coccinella septempunctata chromosome 5, icCocSept1.1, whole genome shotgun sequence DNA encodes the following proteins:
- the LOC123313605 gene encoding uncharacterized protein LOC123313605, whose product MKQYNSLPPKIYGLVKIHKSNRPLRPVISCCNSPTFNISKFLVGVLDGIRCKFTYSLKNSFTLVSNLRDIVIPDDYVLVSFDVVSLFTNIPQGLIFDLVDEHWEDLKSHTQIPITTVKNIIQFIFVNSYCTYDGLFYSQIRGSAMGNPASPILAEMVMNKMTLFYPFQRIRFHKSCKFSIVSIAASNLHMS is encoded by the exons ATGAAACAGTATAATTCTTTACCACCTAAAATATATGGTTTAGTTAAAATACATAAAAGTAACAGACCCTTGAGACCGGTTATTTCTTGCTGTAATTCACCTacgttcaatatttcaaaatttttagtcGGTGTTTTGGATGGAATTAGATGTAAGTTCACCTATTCCCTGAAAAACTCGTTCACTTTGGTTTCAAATTTACGAGATATCGTAATTCCCGACGATTACGTGTTGGTTAGTTTTGATGTGGTTTCGTTATTTACAAACATTCCTCAAGGTTTAATTTTTGACCTCGTTGATGAACATTGGGAGGATTTGAAAAGCCATACTCAGATTCCAATAACGACagttaaaaatattattcagtttATTTTCGTGAACAGCTATTGTACTTATGATGGTTTATTTTACTCCCAGATTAGAGGTTCTGCTATGGGAAACCCAGCCTCCCCAATTTTGGCTGAGATGGTCATGAATAAG atgacattattttatccATTCCAAAGGATAAGGTTCCACAAGTCCTGCAAGTTTTCAATAGTTTCCATAGCAGCCTCCAATTTACATATGAGTTAG
- the LOC123313604 gene encoding uncharacterized protein LOC123313604 gives MIDILSDVESFINFQTQWLSDVKNSVRLSLCNIIHNFYRRLDTCKIRDGLSRTLLFWYDKTRLFLKNHSDICVLNSDKGNKTVILSKVEYDEKLRQLLSDTSTYKLLRSDPTKKIQVSGNKLISELHTGGFINDREAKSMKQYNSLPPKIYGLVKIHKSNRPLRPVISCCNSPTFNISKFLVGVLDGIRCKFTYSLKNSFTLVSNLRDIVIPDDYVLVSFDVVSLFTNIPQGLIFDLVDEHWEDLKSHTQIPITTVKNIIQFIFVNSYCTYDGLFYSQIRGSAMGNPASPILAEMVMNKMTLFYPFQRIRFHKSCKFSIVSIAASNLHMS, from the exons ATGATAGATATTTTGAGTGATGTTGAATCGTTCATTAATTTTCAGACTCAATGGCTTTCGGATGTAAAGAATAGTGTAAGGCTGTCGTTGTGTAACATAATCCATAATTTTTATAGAAGATTGGACACTTGTAAGATCAGGGATGGATTGAGCAGGACATTGTTGTTTTGGTATGATAAAACTAGGTTGTTCCTTAAGAACCATTCTGATATTTGTGTGTTAAATTCGGATAAAGGTAATAAGACGGTCATCCTTTCAAAGGTggaatatgatgaaaaactaaGGCAGTTATTGTCTGACACATCTACTTATAAGTTGTTAAGAAGCGATCCAACTAAAAAGATACAGGTTAGTGGCAACAAGTTGATAAGTGAATTACATACTGGTGGTTTTATAAATGATAGAGAGGCCAAAAGCATGAAACAGTATAATTCTTTACCACCTAAAATATATGGTTTAGTTAAAATACATAAAAGTAACAGACCCTTGAGACCGGTTATTTCTTGCTGTAATTCACCTacgttcaatatttcaaaatttttagtcGGTGTTTTGGATGGAATTAGATGTAAGTTCACCTATTCCCTGAAAAACTCGTTCACTTTGGTTTCAAATTTACGAGATATCGTAATTCCCGACGATTACGTGTTGGTTAGTTTTGATGTGGTTTCGTTATTTACAAACATTCCTCAAGGTTTAATTTTTGACCTCGTTGATGAACATTGGGAGGATTTGAAAAGCCATACTCAGATTCCAATAACGACagttaaaaatattattcagtttATTTTCGTGAACAGCTATTGTACTTATGATGGTTTATTTTACTCCCAGATTAGAGGTTCTGCTATGGGAAACCCAGCCTCCCCAATTTTGGCTGAGATGGTCATGAATAAG atgacattattttatccATTCCAAAGGATAAGGTTCCACAAGTCCTGCAAGTTTTCAATAGTTTCCATAGCAGCCTCCAATTTACATATGAGTTAG